From one Solanum stenotomum isolate F172 chromosome 12, ASM1918654v1, whole genome shotgun sequence genomic stretch:
- the LOC125848948 gene encoding transcription factor TCP17-like, producing the protein MITREEKANDHESKASSSTTSWTRLKDPRIVRVSRAFGGKDRHSKVCTVRGLRDRRVRLSVPTAIQLYDLQDRLGLNQPSKVVDWLLDAAKHEIDGLPPLQIPPGSLNPNLYPMLGIGGNSHQITNKEGLNNKSINWDVPLEPPNNNNNNNNNALGYNSNFLKWDPSNLSLAHSENSLSQDIHHNFNFMSSMPLGSHHQVVVYPPGLPQFFHQHNIVGASSSSEFDPKEINFQMLSKNSGSENPMSSSTNSFRHSIDSTSQSIRPFHFLPSQNCDETEPSN; encoded by the coding sequence ATGATTACAAGAGAAGAGAAGGCAAATGATCATGAGAGCAAGGCATCTTCGTCTACAACATCATGGACAAGGTTAAAGGATCCAAGAATTGTTCGTGTTTCGCGAGCATTTGGAGGAAAAGACAGGCACAGCAAAGTTTGTACTGTAAGAGGGCTAAGAGATCGTCGTGTAAGGCTTTCAGTTCCTACTGCTATTCAATTATATGATCTTCAAGACAGATTAGGGCTTAATCAACCAAGTAAAGTTGTTGATTGGTTGCTTGATGCAGCTAAACATGAAATCGACGGATTGCCTCCCTTGCAAATTCCTCCTGGAAGTTTGAACCCTAATCTTTATCCTATGTTAGGAATTGGAGGTAATTCTCATCAAATTACTAATAAAGAGGGTCTTAATAATAAGAGCATCAATTGGGACGTTCCATTGGAACcacctaataataataataataataataataatgcttTGGGCTACAATTCCAATTTTTTGAAATGGGATCCTTCAAATTTATCCTTAGCTCATTCAGAAAATTCATTATCTCAAGATATTCATCACAACTTCAATTTCATGTCTAGTATGCCATTAGGTTCACATCATCAAGTTGTTGTTTATCCACCAGGATTGCCTCAATTTTTCCATCAACATAATATTGTTGGAGCATCGTCATCATCAGAGTTTGATCCCAAAGAAATAAACTTCCAAATGTTGAGTAAAAATTCCGGTTCAGAAAATCCCATGTCAAGTAGTACTAATTCCTTTAGACATTCTATTGACTCCACAAGTCAATCTATAAGACCTTTCCATTTTCTACCTTCTCAAAATTGTGACGAGACGGAGCCCTCCAATTAA